In the Thermodesulfovibrio yellowstonii DSM 11347 genome, one interval contains:
- a CDS encoding DVU0772 family protein, whose amino-acid sequence MIFSELITLKELKEDPFFREHMLWDMQPQELMSPRCLKEGDKLVYKGSIKGYIPYIDTTGKKPLLFIMRHTEMDYGETIARIDEIPEEMLIEAVNENKDKICFGMCPINEKIKQWLKKELGIL is encoded by the coding sequence ATGATTTTCAGTGAATTAATAACACTTAAAGAGCTTAAAGAAGACCCATTTTTCAGAGAACATATGTTATGGGATATGCAACCACAGGAACTTATGTCGCCGAGATGTTTAAAAGAAGGAGATAAGCTTGTTTATAAAGGTTCAATTAAAGGCTATATTCCATATATTGACACCACTGGCAAAAAACCTTTGCTTTTTATAATGAGACATACTGAGATGGATTATGGAGAAACTATAGCAAGAATAGATGAAATTCCAGAGGAAATGCTTATTGAAGCAGTAAATGAAAACAAGGACAAAATATGCTTTGGAATGTGCCCTATTAATGAAAAAATCAAACAGTGGCTCAAAAAAGAGTTGGGAATTTTATAA
- the panD gene encoding aspartate 1-decarboxylase, giving the protein MLRSFLRAKLHLAKVTEANLFYEGSISVDIELLELAGILPYERVWISNMNNGERFDTYVIPAAKGSRTIGLNGPAAKKAKVGDRIVIFSYGYLLENEIPLHKPKIIILDENNNPVKIYSASIYPESV; this is encoded by the coding sequence ATGTTAAGAAGTTTTTTAAGAGCCAAACTACACTTGGCAAAAGTAACAGAGGCTAATTTATTCTATGAAGGCTCAATAAGTGTTGATATTGAACTACTTGAGCTGGCAGGTATATTGCCTTATGAAAGAGTCTGGATAAGCAATATGAATAATGGAGAAAGATTTGATACCTATGTCATACCTGCTGCCAAAGGTTCAAGAACTATTGGATTAAATGGTCCTGCTGCTAAAAAAGCTAAAGTTGGAGACAGAATTGTTATTTTTTCTTATGGTTATCTTTTAGAAAACGAAATTCCATTGCATAAACCAAAAATTATAATCCTTGACGAAAATAACAATCCTGTAAAGATTTATTCTGCTTCTATTTATCCTGAATCTGTATAA
- the gatC gene encoding Asp-tRNA(Asn)/Glu-tRNA(Gln) amidotransferase subunit GatC → MKISKEEVKHIAMLSRLELNEEEIGVYQEQLSRILDYIEKLNEIDTTLVEPTSHVIELKNVFRDDNVKGSISRDEALKNAPDQTDKFFRVPKIIE, encoded by the coding sequence ATGAAAATTTCAAAAGAAGAAGTAAAACATATTGCAATGTTGAGCAGACTTGAACTTAATGAAGAGGAGATAGGTGTTTATCAAGAACAACTAAGTAGAATACTTGACTATATAGAGAAGTTAAATGAGATAGACACGACATTAGTTGAACCTACATCCCATGTAATTGAATTAAAGAATGTCTTTAGAGATGATAATGTTAAAGGCTCTATCTCAAGAGATGAGGCATTAAAAAATGCACCTGACCAAACAGATAAATTTTTTAGAGTACCCAAAATTATTGAGTAA
- a CDS encoding YebC/PmpR family DNA-binding transcriptional regulator — protein sequence MAGHSKWAQIKHKKAQVDAKKGKIFTKLVKEISVAARLGGGDPEKNPRLRVAIEKAREVNMPMDNIKRAIMKGTGELAGTTYEEVIYEGYGPGGVAILIEAMTDNKNRTVSEIRHLLSKHGGSLGESGCVSWIFEKKGYILVDKKTIDEDTLISVALEAGVEDVKNDPKEENYEIIVSPEQLNQVKTIIEKAGIPVSFAQVTMLPKNYISIEGEDAEKMLKLMDALEDHDDVQNVYANFDIPEEAMSKAEV from the coding sequence GTGGCTGGTCATTCCAAATGGGCACAAATCAAACATAAAAAAGCTCAGGTTGATGCAAAAAAAGGCAAAATTTTTACAAAACTTGTAAAAGAAATATCTGTAGCAGCACGTCTTGGAGGAGGAGACCCCGAAAAAAATCCCCGATTGAGAGTTGCTATTGAAAAAGCAAGAGAAGTCAATATGCCAATGGATAACATAAAAAGAGCAATAATGAAGGGAACAGGAGAACTTGCAGGCACAACATATGAAGAGGTTATTTATGAAGGCTATGGACCAGGTGGAGTGGCGATTTTAATTGAAGCAATGACAGATAATAAAAACAGAACTGTTTCTGAAATAAGGCATCTTCTTTCAAAACATGGTGGCAGTCTTGGAGAGTCTGGATGTGTTTCATGGATTTTTGAGAAAAAAGGATATATCCTTGTTGATAAAAAAACCATAGATGAAGACACTCTTATTTCTGTTGCTTTAGAAGCAGGAGTTGAAGATGTAAAAAATGATCCAAAAGAAGAAAACTATGAAATTATTGTATCTCCTGAACAATTAAATCAGGTAAAAACTATTATAGAGAAAGCAGGGATTCCTGTTTCTTTTGCTCAGGTAACTATGTTGCCTAAAAACTATATTTCCATAGAAGGAGAAGATGCAGAAAAAATGCTGAAACTCATGGATGCATTAGAAGACCATGATGATGTTCAAAATGTTTATGCAAACTTTGATATTCCAGAAGAGGCAATGAGCAAGGCAGAAGTATAG
- a CDS encoding ATP-dependent helicase gives MKDFPLRDLNPAQQEAVVYCEGPLLVLAGAGSGKTRVITYKYAYLTKSKGLLPSSIFTVTFTNKAADEMKERIFKMCNGNWKNTWIGTFHSLCVRILRAHIDNIGYKRDFIIYDDDDQAGLIKRILKDLNMHEALCKCVVTKISNLKSNLITPEDYISNIEGYEFEERLGRIYMRYQNELKRYNALDFDDLILCVIKLFNENEDLLRRYSEQFKYILVDEFQDTNKSQYMLLQLLCRYHKNICAVGDDDQSIYKFRGANIHNILNFEKDFPDTKIVKLEQNYRSTKHIILASSAMISRNTMRKPKILWTERDWGEKIFYCQLNNEEEEAKYIAKNIKELYLKGDYEYKDFAILYRLVLQARALEEALRMEGIPYQVISGVSFYHRKEIKDVLAYMRFILNKEDNVSLMRIINTPPRGIGASAISKIESEAKKYMISTFEAIKRIIKEDTVSATLKEKLVSFVTLIDELSEKDYKDAASMIKDILNFTGYLEEIEEDRIQNVLEFLSSAEKMPVREFLDKVALFSNVDTWENKKNYVSLLTLHAAKGLEFPVVFIAGCEEGILPYFKALEDPFELQEERRLFYVGMTRAKNLLFITSVKQRKLYSKVQKQETSSFIKDIPPEYCICIRKDYSTFAPNKKEPETSKIKPPFVIGCKVKHPTWGVGVVRDCYGEGDDLKVIVNFPGIGIKKLAPKIVNLERV, from the coding sequence ATGAAAGATTTCCCCTTAAGGGATTTGAATCCCGCCCAACAAGAAGCAGTGGTTTATTGCGAAGGTCCACTTCTTGTACTCGCAGGTGCAGGAAGTGGAAAAACAAGGGTCATTACTTATAAGTATGCCTACCTTACCAAATCAAAGGGACTTCTTCCATCGTCAATCTTCACTGTAACTTTTACGAATAAGGCAGCTGATGAGATGAAAGAAAGAATTTTCAAAATGTGTAATGGAAACTGGAAAAATACATGGATTGGGACATTTCATTCTCTTTGTGTCAGGATTTTAAGAGCCCATATTGACAACATCGGTTATAAAAGAGATTTTATCATCTATGATGACGATGATCAGGCAGGACTTATAAAAAGAATTTTAAAAGACTTAAACATGCATGAAGCTTTATGTAAATGCGTTGTCACAAAAATAAGCAACTTGAAATCAAATTTGATTACTCCTGAAGACTATATTTCAAATATTGAAGGTTATGAGTTTGAAGAAAGACTCGGTAGAATATATATGCGATATCAGAATGAACTCAAAAGATATAATGCTCTTGATTTTGATGATCTAATCCTCTGTGTAATAAAACTATTTAATGAGAATGAAGATTTACTGAGGCGATATTCTGAGCAATTTAAGTATATTCTTGTGGACGAATTTCAGGATACAAATAAATCTCAGTATATGCTTTTACAGTTACTTTGCAGATATCATAAAAATATCTGTGCTGTTGGTGATGATGACCAGAGTATTTATAAATTCAGAGGTGCGAATATCCATAATATACTAAATTTTGAAAAAGACTTTCCTGATACAAAAATAGTTAAACTTGAACAAAACTATCGTTCTACAAAACATATTATTCTCGCTTCCTCTGCGATGATTTCAAGGAATACAATGAGAAAACCAAAAATTCTCTGGACAGAAAGAGATTGGGGAGAAAAAATTTTCTACTGTCAGTTAAATAACGAAGAAGAAGAAGCAAAATACATAGCAAAGAATATCAAAGAACTATATCTTAAAGGAGATTATGAATATAAAGATTTTGCTATTCTTTACAGGTTGGTTCTTCAGGCAAGAGCTTTAGAAGAAGCTTTGCGAATGGAAGGAATTCCTTATCAGGTTATAAGTGGAGTTAGCTTTTATCATCGTAAAGAAATAAAGGATGTGCTTGCTTATATGCGTTTTATTTTAAATAAAGAAGACAATGTAAGTCTTATGAGAATCATCAATACTCCTCCAAGAGGGATTGGAGCATCAGCAATATCAAAAATTGAATCCGAAGCAAAAAAGTATATGATATCAACCTTTGAGGCAATAAAAAGAATAATAAAGGAAGATACTGTTTCAGCTACTTTAAAGGAAAAGCTTGTATCTTTTGTAACATTGATAGATGAGCTTTCAGAAAAAGACTATAAAGATGCTGCCTCTATGATCAAAGATATATTGAATTTCACAGGATATCTTGAAGAAATTGAAGAAGACAGAATCCAGAATGTTTTAGAGTTTCTGTCTTCTGCTGAAAAAATGCCTGTTAGAGAATTTCTTGACAAAGTTGCTCTTTTTTCAAATGTAGATACATGGGAAAACAAAAAAAACTATGTCTCTCTTCTTACTCTTCATGCAGCAAAAGGACTTGAGTTTCCTGTTGTTTTTATAGCAGGCTGTGAGGAAGGAATTTTACCATACTTTAAAGCACTTGAAGATCCTTTTGAATTACAGGAAGAAAGAAGACTGTTTTATGTAGGAATGACAAGAGCTAAAAATCTTCTGTTTATTACAAGTGTAAAGCAGAGAAAGCTTTACTCAAAAGTTCAAAAACAGGAGACATCAAGCTTTATTAAAGATATTCCACCTGAATACTGTATATGTATAAGAAAAGATTACTCAACCTTTGCTCCTAATAAAAAAGAACCAGAAACTTCTAAAATTAAACCTCCATTTGTAATAGGATGTAAGGTTAAACATCCTACTTGGGGTGTTGGTGTTGTGAGAGACTGTTATGGAGAAGGAGATGATTTAAAGGTTATTGTTAACTTTCCTGGTATAGGAATTAAAAAATTAGCGCCAAAAATTGTAAACTTAGAGAGGGTCTAA
- the bioD gene encoding dethiobiotin synthase, producing the protein MKAGYFITGTDTGVGKTIVTSAILRSFIKKGLKVGAMKVIETGCLNKDGILLPSDGMLLRDMAEMNDSLDLITPIKLENPLSPLVASRIEEIEVDIERIFRAFETLQKKYDYLLVEGVGGLMVPLNKEEKKKSMFYFVRDLIKDMGLPVILVTRPTLGTINHTLLTLEALKNKKISVKGYIINFSEPAKNDIAEKTNPQVLKELVDVPCLGILPYLTELNKDKIGETAIKNFDIEALISL; encoded by the coding sequence ATGAAGGCTGGATACTTTATCACAGGAACAGATACAGGAGTTGGAAAAACTATTGTTACATCTGCGATACTTAGAAGCTTTATAAAAAAGGGATTAAAGGTTGGTGCTATGAAAGTTATTGAAACTGGATGCCTTAACAAAGATGGAATATTGCTTCCAAGCGATGGAATGCTTTTAAGGGATATGGCTGAAATGAATGACTCTCTTGATTTAATAACGCCTATAAAGCTTGAAAACCCTCTAAGTCCACTTGTTGCATCAAGAATTGAAGAGATTGAAGTTGATATTGAGAGAATCTTCAGGGCATTTGAAACTCTCCAGAAAAAATATGACTATCTTTTAGTTGAAGGCGTTGGAGGTTTAATGGTTCCTCTTAATAAAGAAGAGAAAAAGAAATCAATGTTTTATTTTGTTAGAGATTTGATTAAAGATATGGGATTACCTGTAATATTAGTAACAAGACCAACACTTGGCACAATTAATCATACTCTTCTTACACTGGAAGCATTAAAAAACAAGAAAATTTCTGTAAAGGGCTATATTATTAACTTTTCTGAGCCTGCAAAAAATGATATTGCTGAAAAAACAAATCCTCAGGTTTTAAAAGAATTAGTTGATGTCCCATGTCTGGGAATACTGCCATATCTAACTGAATTAAATAAAGACAAAATAGGAGAAACAGCTATCAAAAATTTTGATATTGAAGCATTAATCTCCCTGTAA
- the rpmB gene encoding 50S ribosomal protein L28, translating to MASCYVCGKKKVIGNNVSHANNKTKRYFFPNLQRMKIITERGPQRVHVCTRCLRSGFVKKAV from the coding sequence ATGGCAAGCTGCTATGTATGTGGTAAGAAAAAAGTGATAGGCAATAATGTAAGTCATGCAAACAACAAAACAAAAAGATATTTTTTCCCAAATCTTCAGAGAATGAAGATTATTACTGAAAGAGGTCCCCAAAGAGTTCATGTTTGCACCAGATGTCTTCGTTCAGGCTTTGTCAAAAAAGCAGTTTAA
- a CDS encoding DUF721 domain-containing protein, which translates to MQRVGKILPSLFGNYGIEDAVLLKFLRKSWNDIFTPPVSEHSFPKELKNGTLFVTVNSHLWLTQLKLLKDEFLKQLRSYGVKDIEFRFGRIYRNQKEKIEKENAMSLSSEQQEWLKDIMKNIKDSEIRIITESLIKKYLLFTMHIGRR; encoded by the coding sequence ATGCAAAGAGTTGGGAAAATTTTACCTTCTTTATTTGGTAATTATGGTATAGAAGATGCCGTACTGCTAAAATTTTTAAGAAAAAGCTGGAATGATATCTTCACTCCTCCTGTATCAGAACATTCTTTTCCTAAGGAGTTGAAAAATGGAACTCTTTTTGTGACTGTTAATTCACATCTATGGCTGACTCAGTTAAAACTGCTAAAGGATGAATTTTTAAAACAACTTCGTTCCTATGGAGTAAAAGACATAGAGTTTCGTTTTGGACGAATTTACAGAAACCAAAAAGAAAAGATAGAAAAAGAAAATGCTATGAGTTTATCCTCAGAGCAGCAAGAGTGGTTGAAAGACATAATGAAAAATATAAAAGACAGCGAAATCAGAATAATAACTGAAAGTTTAATAAAAAAATATCTTCTGTTCACCATGCATATTGGAAGAAGGTAA
- a CDS encoding HAD-IA family hydrolase: MIPFNEIKTVFLDMDGTILDKYYDDYFWGNYVPQKYAEKEQISIEEAQKILFSMYKAEEGTLNWTDIDFWSRKTGLNIFQLKQEVAYLINPHPDAEDFLRNVSSNGKKVYLVTNAHNKVMELKLKKTGFDKYFHDVFTSFDMGYPKEKLEFWKRLKEKIFFEPEYSIFVDDTEEILHTAKLSGIKLPILRAVSSSRSIPKKSEEFLTIMNFQEIIDL, encoded by the coding sequence ATGATACCTTTTAATGAAATAAAGACAGTCTTTTTAGACATGGATGGAACAATACTGGATAAGTATTATGATGATTATTTCTGGGGAAATTATGTTCCTCAAAAGTATGCTGAAAAAGAACAGATAAGCATTGAAGAGGCTCAGAAAATACTGTTTTCAATGTATAAAGCAGAAGAAGGCACTCTTAATTGGACAGACATAGATTTCTGGTCAAGAAAAACAGGATTAAATATATTTCAACTAAAGCAAGAAGTAGCATATCTTATAAATCCTCATCCAGATGCGGAAGACTTTTTGAGAAATGTAAGTTCCAATGGCAAAAAAGTTTATCTTGTAACAAATGCCCATAATAAAGTAATGGAACTCAAACTCAAGAAAACAGGTTTTGATAAATATTTTCACGATGTTTTTACATCATTTGATATGGGATATCCTAAAGAAAAACTTGAGTTTTGGAAAAGGCTCAAAGAAAAGATTTTCTTTGAGCCCGAATATTCAATTTTTGTAGATGATACAGAGGAAATTCTTCATACAGCTAAACTTTCAGGTATAAAACTACCTATTTTAAGAGCAGTTTCAAGCTCTCGGTCTATCCCTAAAAAATCTGAGGAATTTTTAACAATAATGAATTTTCAAGAGATTATTGATTTATAA
- the glmU gene encoding bifunctional UDP-N-acetylglucosamine diphosphorylase/glucosamine-1-phosphate N-acetyltransferase GlmU translates to MDVVILAAGLGTRMKSSKPKVLHRILEKPIIDYVIDCAKSLNPFNSFVVINPSLKEVAEHLEKYNIKIVFQDEPKGTAHALLSALPYLSSDKILILNGDTPLLRKETLDSFIELFNKNGLDMALLSFYPQREHSYGRILRDGEQKIKKIVEITDFKDELMLSSEANSGIYILKREVAELVKEIKQNPNKGEFYLTDIVEIAVNKGFNIEAYPLAEENELIGINTRAELSLAMRYLRDRIVKGWMEKGITFYDPALVWISPSVTIGQDTIIYPNVFLEGDTKIGQNCLICQGVRIKNSIIEDNVQINDCTVIENSHIKSASKIGPFAHLRPDSIIGKGCRIGNFVEVKNSTIGDGTKAAHLSYIGDSEIGNNVNIGAGTITCNYDGQKKHKTIIEDNVFIGSDTQLVAPVKICKGAYIGAGSTITKEVPEDSLAISRTPQKNILGWAKKKRKQ, encoded by the coding sequence GTGGATGTGGTAATTTTGGCAGCAGGACTTGGCACAAGAATGAAGTCCTCTAAGCCAAAAGTTCTCCACAGAATCTTGGAAAAGCCAATTATAGATTATGTAATAGATTGTGCTAAGAGTTTAAATCCTTTTAATTCATTTGTAGTTATAAATCCTTCATTGAAAGAGGTGGCTGAACATTTAGAAAAATATAACATAAAAATTGTTTTTCAGGATGAACCTAAGGGAACAGCTCATGCCTTACTTTCAGCTTTGCCTTATTTGAGCAGCGATAAAATTCTTATTCTCAATGGAGATACTCCTCTTTTAAGGAAAGAAACACTTGATAGTTTTATTGAACTTTTTAATAAAAATGGACTTGATATGGCATTACTGTCTTTTTATCCACAAAGAGAGCATTCTTATGGAAGAATTTTGAGAGATGGAGAACAAAAAATTAAAAAAATTGTTGAAATTACAGATTTCAAAGATGAATTAATGCTATCATCAGAGGCAAATAGCGGTATTTATATTTTAAAAAGAGAGGTTGCAGAGCTTGTTAAAGAAATTAAGCAAAATCCAAATAAAGGCGAATTTTATCTCACTGATATTGTGGAAATAGCTGTTAATAAAGGATTTAACATAGAAGCCTACCCACTTGCAGAGGAAAATGAACTAATAGGAATAAATACAAGAGCAGAACTTTCTCTTGCGATGAGATATTTAAGAGACAGAATTGTTAAGGGATGGATGGAAAAAGGTATTACATTCTATGATCCTGCTTTGGTATGGATTTCTCCATCTGTAACAATAGGACAGGATACAATAATTTATCCCAATGTTTTTCTTGAAGGAGATACAAAAATAGGTCAGAATTGTCTCATTTGTCAAGGTGTTAGAATAAAAAATAGCATAATTGAGGATAATGTTCAGATTAATGATTGCACAGTTATAGAAAACTCACATATCAAATCAGCTTCAAAAATAGGTCCATTTGCGCACCTAAGACCTGATAGTATTATCGGCAAAGGATGTAGAATTGGTAATTTTGTTGAAGTAAAGAATTCTACAATTGGTGATGGCACAAAAGCTGCTCATCTGAGCTATATTGGTGACTCTGAAATTGGCAATAATGTGAACATAGGAGCGGGGACTATTACATGCAATTATGACGGACAGAAAAAGCATAAAACAATTATAGAAGACAATGTTTTTATAGGCAGCGATACACAACTTGTAGCACCAGTAAAAATATGTAAAGGTGCATATATCGGCGCTGGTTCAACAATTACAAAAGAAGTGCCTGAAGACTCTCTTGCCATAAGCAGAACTCCGCAAAAAAACATTTTAGGTTGGGCTAAGAAAAAGAGGAAACAGTAA
- the glmS gene encoding glutamine--fructose-6-phosphate transaminase (isomerizing), producing MCGIIGYIGDKNAIQIVLDGLKKLEYRGYDSAGIACLLNGKIKTVKCKGKIKNLESLVDDSLKQSKIAIGHTRWATHGKPSDENAHPHCSGSIALVHNGIIENYAEIKKELQTEGYKFVSQTDTEVIAHLIRKYRENNLSLEDSIRKAVSRLRGSYAIVIMDDKEPDKLIGVRMESPLVVGISDGEKFIASDVPAFLNHCNKALFLEDGEMIVLNKEGFRVYNLEGKEKKKTPITITWTASMAEKGGFKHFMLKEIYEQPRALSDTIRGRVLSDQGKIVFEEFGLTRDEMRRIEKIYLVACGTSYHACLIGEYIIENIAQIPVEVDIASEFRYRNIPFEKNSLFVAITQSGETADTLAALRYAKKFGVKTLSICNVLGSTASREADAVFYTHSGPEIGVASTKAFTCQIVALYILSIGLSIAKGVFPKIFIKNLLEELLLLPRMAEETLLLDKKIQLLAKEVYRKPNFLYLGRGVNYPVALEGALKLKEISYIHAEGYAAGEMKHGPIALVEEGFPVVFIASDDLYLEKTISNIEEIKARDGFIITISSSKEEKLKKLSDRFIYVEGINSYLNTVLFSIPLQLLAYHVALLRGCDVDQPRNLAKSVTVE from the coding sequence ATGTGCGGAATAATTGGATATATAGGAGATAAAAATGCTATTCAGATAGTCCTTGATGGATTAAAAAAACTTGAATACAGAGGATACGATTCAGCCGGGATAGCTTGCCTTTTAAATGGAAAAATAAAAACAGTAAAGTGTAAAGGTAAAATTAAAAATCTTGAATCTCTGGTTGATGATAGCTTAAAACAATCAAAAATAGCTATTGGACATACAAGGTGGGCAACACATGGAAAACCTTCAGATGAAAACGCCCATCCCCATTGTTCAGGTTCAATTGCATTGGTTCACAATGGAATAATAGAAAATTATGCAGAAATAAAAAAAGAATTACAGACAGAGGGTTATAAATTTGTCTCACAAACTGATACAGAAGTTATTGCTCATTTAATAAGAAAATACAGGGAGAATAATTTATCACTTGAAGATTCTATTAGAAAAGCTGTTAGTAGACTCAGAGGTTCTTATGCAATAGTTATAATGGATGATAAAGAACCAGATAAACTTATTGGAGTAAGAATGGAAAGCCCTCTTGTTGTAGGAATCTCTGATGGCGAAAAATTTATAGCTTCAGATGTTCCCGCTTTTCTCAATCACTGTAACAAAGCATTATTCCTTGAAGACGGAGAAATGATTGTTTTAAATAAAGAAGGTTTTAGAGTTTACAATTTAGAAGGCAAAGAAAAGAAAAAAACACCTATTACAATAACATGGACAGCTTCTATGGCTGAAAAAGGTGGATTTAAGCATTTTATGTTAAAAGAGATATATGAACAGCCAAGAGCCTTGTCTGACACAATTAGAGGAAGAGTTTTGTCTGATCAAGGCAAGATAGTTTTTGAGGAATTTGGATTAACAAGAGATGAAATGAGAAGGATAGAAAAAATTTATCTTGTTGCCTGTGGAACATCATACCATGCCTGTTTAATCGGAGAATATATAATAGAAAATATAGCGCAGATACCTGTTGAAGTAGATATAGCTTCTGAATTTAGATATAGAAACATACCTTTTGAAAAAAACTCTTTATTTGTTGCTATAACCCAGTCAGGAGAGACAGCAGATACGCTTGCAGCTTTAAGATATGCAAAAAAGTTTGGGGTGAAAACATTAAGCATCTGTAATGTGCTTGGAAGTACAGCATCAAGGGAGGCTGATGCTGTATTTTATACTCATTCTGGTCCAGAAATAGGAGTTGCCTCTACAAAGGCTTTTACTTGTCAGATTGTTGCACTTTATATCTTAAGTATCGGACTTTCAATCGCAAAAGGAGTTTTCCCAAAAATCTTTATTAAAAATTTATTAGAAGAACTCCTGCTTTTACCAAGAATGGCTGAAGAAACATTACTGTTAGATAAAAAAATTCAGTTACTGGCAAAAGAAGTTTATAGAAAACCAAACTTTCTCTATCTCGGAAGAGGAGTAAACTATCCTGTTGCTTTAGAAGGTGCTCTTAAGCTAAAGGAAATCTCATACATACATGCTGAAGGTTATGCAGCAGGCGAGATGAAACACGGACCCATTGCTCTTGTAGAAGAAGGATTTCCCGTGGTTTTTATTGCTTCTGATGATTTATATCTTGAGAAAACGATTTCAAATATAGAAGAAATAAAGGCAAGAGACGGTTTTATCATAACTATTTCAAGCAGTAAAGAAGAAAAGCTTAAAAAATTATCAGACAGATTTATTTATGTGGAGGGAATTAACAGCTATCTTAATACAGTACTGTTCAGTATTCCCCTTCAGTTACTTGCTTATCATGTAGCTCTTTTAAGGGGGTGCGATGTGGATCAACCAAGAAATCTTGCAAAAAGTGTTACTGTTGAATAG
- a CDS encoding ferredoxin-thioredoxin reductase catalytic domain-containing protein, with product MTPEKLYEVLDRYAKSKGLELNKDKNFVFELLKGLLKNEERYGYRSCPCRLASGDKQRDADIICPCVYSIDDIKEYGRCYCGLYVTEEYNQGKIEERIVPERRKK from the coding sequence ATGACTCCTGAAAAACTTTATGAAGTTTTGGATAGATATGCTAAGTCAAAAGGTTTGGAATTGAACAAAGATAAAAATTTTGTTTTTGAACTTTTAAAGGGATTGCTAAAAAATGAAGAACGTTATGGTTATAGGTCATGTCCGTGTAGATTGGCTTCAGGAGATAAACAAAGAGATGCTGATATAATCTGTCCTTGTGTTTACAGTATAGATGATATAAAAGAGTATGGGAGATGTTATTGTGGACTTTATGTAACAGAGGAATACAATCAGGGGAAAATAGAAGAAAGAATTGTCCCTGAAAGAAGAAAAAAATAA
- a CDS encoding DUF502 domain-containing protein, whose product MEPSIRLTFKRKFIAGLIVTIPVAISIFILIQLFKIIDGLLGPIYDYIFGRHIAGLGFLTALILVFVVGVISTNVFGKKLLDQIEKLLFLKIPIFKSLYSSLKQLIDAFSPENKTSFQKFVIVEYPRKDSFVFGFQTKECILKENDMEKKLIAVYIPTNNLYLGEVVLFEPESVIHTNIPVQEGIKIILSGGIAAPQIIRGDK is encoded by the coding sequence ATGGAACCATCTATTAGACTTACTTTTAAGAGAAAATTTATTGCAGGTCTAATAGTAACAATTCCTGTAGCAATAAGCATCTTCATACTGATTCAACTTTTTAAAATTATTGATGGGCTTTTGGGACCAATTTATGATTATATTTTTGGAAGACATATTGCTGGATTAGGTTTTCTGACAGCTTTAATATTGGTATTTGTTGTTGGTGTTATATCAACAAATGTATTTGGGAAAAAACTTTTGGATCAGATTGAAAAATTGCTCTTTCTTAAAATTCCGATTTTTAAAAGTCTTTATTCATCCTTAAAGCAGTTGATTGATGCTTTTTCTCCTGAAAATAAAACATCTTTTCAGAAATTTGTAATTGTAGAGTATCCAAGAAAGGACAGCTTTGTTTTTGGATTTCAGACAAAAGAGTGCATTTTAAAGGAAAATGATATGGAGAAAAAACTTATTGCAGTTTATATACCCACTAATAATCTTTATCTTGGAGAGGTTGTGCTCTTTGAACCTGAAAGTGTTATTCACACTAATATTCCAGTTCAGGAAGGTATAAAAATAATTCTTTCAGGTGGAATAGCTGCACCCCAAATAATAAGAGGTGATAAATAG
- a CDS encoding glutaredoxin family protein, whose protein sequence is MLKRVRLYSLSTCPVCKKVKEFLKNNSIETEIIEVDTLDSGEQWLAMKELKKINPDETFPTLVVETAVVGLNEEELKKILEVKD, encoded by the coding sequence ATGCTTAAAAGAGTTAGGCTATACTCATTAAGCACTTGCCCCGTATGTAAAAAAGTTAAAGAGTTTTTGAAAAATAATTCTATTGAGACTGAAATAATTGAAGTTGATACTCTTGACAGCGGAGAGCAATGGCTTGCTATGAAAGAGCTAAAAAAAATTAATCCTGATGAGACATTCCCAACATTGGTAGTTGAAACAGCTGTAGTAGGCTTAAATGAAGAAGAACTCAAAAAAATTCTTGAAGTAAAAGATTAA